The stretch of DNA TAAGTCTTCATAAGGGACATACCCCTGCCACTGATGATCAGGACTAGTCAGATTAAGGATTAAACTGCCAATCTCGGTTTTCCGTTTAGGGATAAATCCCATGGTTTGCAAACCAATATCACCATGAATATCTGCATACCCCACCATCATCGGGGAATTATGCACATGAGCCAGGCTGGCACGGAATGTTTCCCAATTGTGGCACTTCGCCAGAGAATGAAAGGTGATATCACCACCTGGGTGGTCAAGAGATGGCCAGCGTAAAAACAGGCCGTAGTCTCCTTTTTCTGAGAGCAATCTCCCCTGAGAAAAACCGTACGCGGTAAACTCATGGGCTTTACCTGATTTACACTGGATGGTTTGGTTTTCTCGCTTGAGTGGTACCCAACCTTCTGTGGTTTCAACCTTTTCTTCCGCCAGATTAATCTTGCCCCAGAACAGATCCTGATTATCCGCCATGATACCTACCATTCCCCAGGCAGCATGGTGATTACGACCAACAATAATGCCCGGTACACCGGGAAAGTGAGAGCCTATAACAGATAACCCTTCATCACTTTCCAGCTTACACATCAGATTATAACCGGGGTTTACGTGTCCCATATGAGTGTCGGCCGCTAATATTGGCTTGTCTGAAACCGTATGTTGCCCGCTAATGGCGATAACATTCGATCCGGTGTCCGGTGAAGCAAGTCCCAGATGTTGCATACCCAGCAATCCATCTTTTAATGCTTCTTCTACTTCAGCAAGGCGTTCTCCCACCTCATTCAGTGGTAATGGCGGTATTGAGTTTCCTTCCTGACTCACCGTAGTGAGCAATTGCTTATGCTGTTGGGGCGTTAAGCGGCCAGATAGTCGGGTATGAAACAGCTCATATTGCCAGGCCGAGTTAATAAAATACTTTAGCTGGGCCAGCAAATAGACATCCATAACCTGAAATGAAGCCGGGCGATAGCGTAATAACAGACACTCAACCGGCAATAGCTTCATATCCATCATCGCCTGATTAATACCCGCTACATAGGCCTGAATATGCTGATATTGTTGGCCTTGCCAGGATAAGGGTTCCGCACTGGCATCAATCGATTCTGCCTGCTGTGCCAGTGAAGCTAATCCCAGACGGCGTTGGAAAATATCGGTTCTTAGCGCACCATTACCCATAATTTCTGACAGCGTACCTGTCGCTACTCTACGAGAAAGATCCAATTGCCATAAGCGTAAACGGGCTGCGCCATAGCCCTGACCAAAAAACACCGCTTTATCGCTACTTCCCTGAACCGTCAGCTGCTGTGGATTTTCCAGCATTACCCTGACATCTCCCCAGGGGCTTTTTAATTGGGTGGTCTTCATCATTTGTCCCTTATTTTGCCAACCGGCTTTCCGCTGCTACTTCATCAGCCAGTGTCCGTATAAACGCGGTTAACTCCTGTGCAGGATCCCCTTCCGACCAGTTAAGTTGCCGTCTGGCTTTATCAGAACAATACATATAGGTACTACCATCCATAATGTGCAGAGCTTCCTGTGAAAGAGGCATTTCTGGCCCCATAGAAGAAATTTTATCCATCAGCCAGGCCAGTGCATTTAAAGATGATGCCGATTTAAAAGGTGGAATTTTACGTTTACCAATTTCCGCCATCAGCGTAAACAAAATCGGCATTGAGAAATCTTTTCCGGTAAACAGGAAATTTTGCCGCTGGATATCAGGGTTGAGTAAATGAATCAATCCATCACAAAGGCGATCCACATGACAAAGTTGAAAGCGGCTGGTAGTAGCAATTTGAAACGGGATTTTATCGCGGTAAAAAGCGCGTATGGTTTGGCTTAATACGCTATTATCACCCGGGCCAAAAACCCCGCCGGGGATCGCAATATTTACCGGTAAGCCTTGCTGCTGTTTTTGCTGCAGAAAGTAATGAGCAATTTGCTTGGTTTCTTCGTAATAACAGCGGAAAACACCATTATGCTGGTGGGTTTCATCCGGATAACTTCCCTGAGTTTCCCCTAATGCTGCTGTGGTACTCATGTGAATCATTTGCGGAATGGATGCCTGCTGTGCTGCATCAAACAGATCCAGCGTTCCTGTCACATTGGTTTGATACATCGCCCGGCGAGCAGAAGAAGATGCCGGTAGACCAACCCGATAATCCGCAGCCATATGAATCAATGCCTGATGACCCTTTAGCACACTTTTGTAACTTTCCGGCTTAGATAAATCACCCGTGATCAGTGTCGTTTCCGGCGGCAACGCTGGCCGACCTGCTATTTTCTTCAGTGACGGCGATCGAACTAAAACCGTCAGCGCATAGCCCTGCTGGTATAGTTTTGGCAGCAAATGTGAACCAATAAATCCGGTTCCGCCAGTAATAAAAATTCGTGGCCTGTTCATCATGAATAGTCGTCCTTGTCGATAAAATAGACCAATGATTGCAGAATAAAAAATCCATCATGGGGTGCCAGCAACGAGCGATCGTGCATACGTCCTATTGGACAATAGCGGGTAAAACCACCGTGCTGAAGGTCTGAAATGTCTCCCCAATATCCTAACGTTTGCAGGCGACCCGGCCAGCGTGATTGCGCATCAGATAAGCTGGTGCCAACAGGAGACACAATAAGCTGAAAGCCTTTAGATAGCCATAATTCAGGGGAGAAGTGACGGCTCAGAGTAACTCCCCAGCCGCTGGACTCACTGTAATCAATTTTTCCCCAGTCCAAAGTTAGCTTCTGATACATCGTCAATTCACGCGCTTTGGCTAACTGAGCGATTCGTTCATCTTCTGCCAGACGGGGTAACCTGTCTAATACATGCCGTAATTGCTGGTATAACTGCTCCGCAGCCAGCTCACTATCCAGCAAAATAAAGCGCGGTGAGCTACACACTTGCTGTAGAAACAGACAAACATCCGTCAGAATTTTTTCCACCGGCGGTAGCTGGTGGCCCAATATTGCCATTCCGCTAATTTTTGGGCCAAGCTCAATTAAACGAATATGTGCAGGAGTTATCTTTCGGTAATGGTGAATTAATGCTTCACCACCAGCCAGTAAAACCGTATCAATTCCCTGCAATAGCTGTTCATCACTTTGTTGATAGCTTTGCCAATCGCTGATTTGACACTCATCATCCGATAAATCTAATGCCTGACGCAGAGATTCCAGCCAGGGTCGCGAATGCCGGGCTTTGATTCGCATACGGCTACCAATCAGATAAGCGGCTAAAAAACCCTCCAGCGTACCCAACGGATCTTTTTCAGAGATCACCAGCAGTAACCGACCAGGTGGATGCCAGCTCTTCCCCGCCAGTTCCCGCTCAATTTTCTGTTCCGGCAAATCGGTTGAACACCATAAATGAAGCCGGGACAGACAAAACTGCTGAGTTGCAGGATCGGGAGAGAATTGCATCTCTGACTGTATACAGCTGGCAATCCACGATCTTATCTTTAACAGCCTTTCAGGCAATTGCGGTTTCATAAAGCTTCGGCAGCACAGGTCCCTTCCGGGGTTGTGGCTCTTCCTAAATAACGCAGATAAGGTCGCGGCTGACCACAAGAACAGCGCTCACCCCACATACCTAAATCCTGGGTTAATAAGCGCTGAGCAGGCAGTGAAGCAAAGAAAGGGTTTTCAAGCTGAATGAGCCCCTGTTTGCCTGACGCTGCGGGCTTGCCATCCGCATCAATGATAGTAAAGGAAGAGTAAGCCGGAATATGAAAATGCCCTTCCTGACAGCTGATGTAATGCAGTGGGTGTTCCGTCATGCCATAGATATCCCGGATATCTACCAAGGGCGCCTGTAAGCATTGATTCAAACCAAAAACAATTTGTTGGCGATCCAGCTGTTGAGTCATTCCCTTCCAGCCACCGCCGGTTAAACCTTTTACTGGTGCCTGTAGCGTGAATGCATCCGGGCTACTTAAGCACAGATGTTCAAAAAATACTGTCAGGCCAAAAATATAAATAGGTTCAGGGTCATTGGCCCAACGCTGCAATGTATCCCAGGCCAGCTGGCTATCAAAACGACCATCCGCCTGAACGGCAAATACACACTCCTTTACCGGTGCACAGGCAGTAAACTTCATAAAGGCGGTGGCATATCCGGCATGATCCCCTGAGCGAGGGTCCGGAGAGAGTAGAAGAAAACGTGAAGGCGTTAATGACACCAAGCCATTGGCAATGAACATTTGCGTCATTGCCCGTTGAATACGGCCCATACTGGCTACATCAAAAAATACCTGAGTTTTTCCGTGAGTTCCGGTGCCTGAACTGGAGAGCCATTGCCCTGGTTCATTCATCGGCGTAGCTAAATTAAGGGTCTTAAACAATCCAACGGGTATAACCGGTGATGATTGTTCATCACAGAGTTGCGCATATGTAGGATTATGCGAGCAGTGCCAGCGGTCTATTTGTTGCATTGCAGCAGTAAATATCTGCTCTTCCACCGGCGAGCTTAATGCATAAGGCGCTGGTAAATCAGCCAACGCATCTATGGCGGTCAGTGACTCAGCTTTTTCCATATAATCAGACATCTCTGTTTCCCTAATTGATGGGTAAAATATTGGCTGAACAATACTTTTACCACGCTATCCTTTATTATTTTTTAAACATAATTAATTTATTATTGATTTAAAAAAATAATGGAAATCCACTCTTTATCTATTATTCAGAACAAGAAGCATAGGGAAAGTTCCCCGATGAATTGGTACAACACAAATAATTGATACCTGTTTTTCACATAAATCTGATTAAATGTCTAATATCATTGATCAGGAATCAATAATCATCATGAAAACCACTCTGGAAGAACTTCTGGCATTTGTTACCGTCGTTGACAGTAATTCGATTACTCATGCAGCCAGCAAACTGAATCAAACGGTTTCAGGCATTAGTCGGGCGCTGGGCAGACTGGAAGAAAAACTGGAAACCTCGTTGTTAAACCGTACTACCCGACGACTGGCATTAACGGAAGAGGGACAGGCATTTCTGGTACATGCCAGAAAGATTCTGGCATCAGTGGATGAAGCAGAAGATCAGATGGCAATACGCCGTCAACAGCCTTCAGGGCTACTGCGAGTCAATGCAGCATCCCCTTTTATGATACATACCATAGTGCCAATTATCGGTGAGTTTCGCCGCCTTTATCCACAAATTGAACTGGAATTAAATACTAACGACCACTTTATTGATTTGCTGGAACATAAAACCGATATTGCTATTCGCATTGGTGAATTACGTGATTCAACCCTACATGCCCGTCATTTAGGTTCCAGCCAGAGGCGAGCGCTGGCAAGTCCTGAGTATCTAAAAAACCATCCGGCAATCATCAGTACAGAAGATTTAACATCCCACCAGCTGCTGGGTTTTACCCAAATAGAAAAGTTAAATGAATGGCCCTTCAGCGATGATAATGGTCATCTGCTGCATATAACACCAAACCTGACCGCCTCCAGTGGGGAAACGTTAAGGCAGCTGGCTTTAGCCGGAGAAGGAATTGTTTGCCTGTCTGATTTTATGACCCATAAAGACAGGATGCAGGGAGATCTAATAGAGATACTACCGCAACAAACGGTCAAAGTTATGCAACCTATTAACGCGGTTTATTATCGTAATACTCAGCTATCTGCCAGAATCACCTGTTTTTTAGATTTCTTAAGTAATCGAATAAAAATAATGCTTTAAATAAAAGTTTTAATATAAATACCCACTTTAATAATTAAATCCAAAATAACATCATAAATTAACGTTATTTTCAGATTGATGACAAAGTCTGGTTTGTTTAATTCTGTATTTTAAAATAGCCAATTGTCGGGAGGGGCTCCCGTGGGGGTCGACTTGGCGTAAGCCAACGACAAACAGGCAAAGCCTGTTTGAACAGCGCTAGCGCTGGCCCGAAGGGTGAAACACCGTCAGGTGTTTCATAACTGCCCCTAGGGAGACCAGGCCCGACACACACAGAAATCAAGTACAGATTGGTTTCCGGTCGAGCACTAAGCCAGTATAAACACTTTAGATTTTACGACCGGAATATTCTGTGATGCCAATTTATCTGATTTGTCATCCCCCTAATAACAACACCATAATCTAACGTTATTTTTTTATATGAAATTAATCACAATTTAATAACATTTCATGGCATTCCTTTAAGACTCTACTACGATTAATTTAACATCCATAACCCCTACCGGTAGTTATCGTGTTGTTTTGTAAAAAATATTAATACATCAGTCTTATTAGTAACCTTGT from Limnobaculum xujianqingii encodes:
- a CDS encoding penicillin acylase family protein, which encodes MMKTTQLKSPWGDVRVMLENPQQLTVQGSSDKAVFFGQGYGAARLRLWQLDLSRRVATGTLSEIMGNGALRTDIFQRRLGLASLAQQAESIDASAEPLSWQGQQYQHIQAYVAGINQAMMDMKLLPVECLLLRYRPASFQVMDVYLLAQLKYFINSAWQYELFHTRLSGRLTPQQHKQLLTTVSQEGNSIPPLPLNEVGERLAEVEEALKDGLLGMQHLGLASPDTGSNVIAISGQHTVSDKPILAADTHMGHVNPGYNLMCKLESDEGLSVIGSHFPGVPGIIVGRNHHAAWGMVGIMADNQDLFWGKINLAEEKVETTEGWVPLKRENQTIQCKSGKAHEFTAYGFSQGRLLSEKGDYGLFLRWPSLDHPGGDITFHSLAKCHNWETFRASLAHVHNSPMMVGYADIHGDIGLQTMGFIPKRKTEIGSLILNLTSPDHQWQGYVPYEDLPFQYNPPEGYAVYANQYSEALFSGKCALSNRWHPPSRALRISELIEQTHQHDLNTLQAIQDDKVDVFARSALAILLPYLSVSTPLSGWNGDTRKIEQAQLFERWMQHLADKLLRKVLKRGSRALYSDFWPGCRWNMLTILHHHLTDWGHEKNSASQLVQDAYNSALAATQHATVPEVEFQHTIKHPAWLRKLLTGRYPYQGGNRETVHATRQNTDFLTQSQTGSDGPVKSKPYTFGPGFKLLCDLSDRGEVRYMMNTPAKGGPFFWLLTPTLWRWQQGLRWSMSMPDMKKNYK
- a CDS encoding NAD-dependent epimerase/dehydratase family protein; translated protein: MMNRPRIFITGGTGFIGSHLLPKLYQQGYALTVLVRSPSLKKIAGRPALPPETTLITGDLSKPESYKSVLKGHQALIHMAADYRVGLPASSSARRAMYQTNVTGTLDLFDAAQQASIPQMIHMSTTAALGETQGSYPDETHQHNGVFRCYYEETKQIAHYFLQQKQQQGLPVNIAIPGGVFGPGDNSVLSQTIRAFYRDKIPFQIATTSRFQLCHVDRLCDGLIHLLNPDIQRQNFLFTGKDFSMPILFTLMAEIGKRKIPPFKSASSLNALAWLMDKISSMGPEMPLSQEALHIMDGSTYMYCSDKARRQLNWSEGDPAQELTAFIRTLADEVAAESRLAK
- a CDS encoding acyl-CoA reductase, coding for MKPQLPERLLKIRSWIASCIQSEMQFSPDPATQQFCLSRLHLWCSTDLPEQKIERELAGKSWHPPGRLLLVISEKDPLGTLEGFLAAYLIGSRMRIKARHSRPWLESLRQALDLSDDECQISDWQSYQQSDEQLLQGIDTVLLAGGEALIHHYRKITPAHIRLIELGPKISGMAILGHQLPPVEKILTDVCLFLQQVCSSPRFILLDSELAAEQLYQQLRHVLDRLPRLAEDERIAQLAKARELTMYQKLTLDWGKIDYSESSGWGVTLSRHFSPELWLSKGFQLIVSPVGTSLSDAQSRWPGRLQTLGYWGDISDLQHGGFTRYCPIGRMHDRSLLAPHDGFFILQSLVYFIDKDDYS
- a CDS encoding LuxE/PaaK family acyltransferase is translated as MSDYMEKAESLTAIDALADLPAPYALSSPVEEQIFTAAMQQIDRWHCSHNPTYAQLCDEQSSPVIPVGLFKTLNLATPMNEPGQWLSSSGTGTHGKTQVFFDVASMGRIQRAMTQMFIANGLVSLTPSRFLLLSPDPRSGDHAGYATAFMKFTACAPVKECVFAVQADGRFDSQLAWDTLQRWANDPEPIYIFGLTVFFEHLCLSSPDAFTLQAPVKGLTGGGWKGMTQQLDRQQIVFGLNQCLQAPLVDIRDIYGMTEHPLHYISCQEGHFHIPAYSSFTIIDADGKPAASGKQGLIQLENPFFASLPAQRLLTQDLGMWGERCSCGQPRPYLRYLGRATTPEGTCAAEAL
- a CDS encoding LysR family transcriptional regulator, with amino-acid sequence MKTTLEELLAFVTVVDSNSITHAASKLNQTVSGISRALGRLEEKLETSLLNRTTRRLALTEEGQAFLVHARKILASVDEAEDQMAIRRQQPSGLLRVNAASPFMIHTIVPIIGEFRRLYPQIELELNTNDHFIDLLEHKTDIAIRIGELRDSTLHARHLGSSQRRALASPEYLKNHPAIISTEDLTSHQLLGFTQIEKLNEWPFSDDNGHLLHITPNLTASSGETLRQLALAGEGIVCLSDFMTHKDRMQGDLIEILPQQTVKVMQPINAVYYRNTQLSARITCFLDFLSNRIKIML